A genomic window from Cryobacterium sp. SO2 includes:
- a CDS encoding phosphopantetheine-binding protein, translating to MTPTDPQQDEATMLHLWSEVLQISSVGLDDDLIDIGGDSLTAMTLLSKITAEFGVELELWDLLDAGTPRRLLDVVHAAAEDRSRI from the coding sequence ATGACGCCCACCGACCCGCAGCAGGACGAGGCTACGATGTTGCATCTCTGGAGCGAAGTACTGCAGATATCGTCCGTCGGGCTGGACGACGATCTGATCGACATCGGCGGCGACTCCCTGACCGCGATGACCCTGCTGTCGAAGATCACGGCGGAGTTCGGCGTGGAACTGGAACTCTGGGACTTGCTTGACGCAGGCACCCCGAGACGCCTGCTCGACGTCGTGCACGCCGCCGCCGAGGACCGATCCCGGATCTAG
- a CDS encoding AMP-binding protein yields MDIDQRITELAEQDPNRLSFVGVDPTGREETLSRRELEDGSLAVAQEVAEAHGAATVVMVTASNDARTLIELLGVLRSGSLLLLIEPSMAARSLTALAQRVADETGCDVWFRGEWLASPEGSEALTAKPSPAGGIVLFTGGTSGDPKVVVRHGRPSWDPRRGAPLLLQQTGWRAGQTHLVAGGWYHAAPLTHLVEALLGGIKIVTPQVFNPHVVLAALERHRVQWTQLTPSHLQLLAPLLVEHPGALEALVGVLHTAGPCAPRTRETWMEALGHERLHEMYAATESIGVTLCRADEWLTRPGTVGRGFFTRIRIYADDGSGPLAPGEVGTVYMRTIASAANARGPVLNSRDGFRTVYDMGRLDEEGYLYLEGRRDDQVIVGGENVRLEAVVATLLRHDSVLDAAVVAVPDLVLGQRLVALVVPSREGDFRTSLLFHCMTELAPREVPADIRLVSSLQRSEAGKLRTTILRDLVTADG; encoded by the coding sequence ATGGACATCGACCAGCGGATCACCGAGCTGGCGGAGCAAGATCCCAACCGCCTCTCCTTCGTCGGCGTTGACCCGACCGGCCGTGAGGAGACCTTAAGCCGGCGCGAGCTTGAAGACGGATCGCTCGCTGTCGCGCAGGAGGTCGCAGAGGCGCACGGTGCGGCCACCGTTGTCATGGTCACCGCGTCCAACGACGCCCGCACCCTAATCGAGCTGCTGGGGGTGCTCCGCAGCGGGAGCCTGCTCCTACTGATCGAGCCGTCGATGGCAGCCCGCTCCCTGACTGCACTCGCGCAGAGGGTGGCCGACGAGACCGGATGCGACGTCTGGTTCCGCGGCGAATGGTTGGCCTCTCCCGAAGGATCTGAGGCCCTCACCGCTAAGCCCTCTCCCGCAGGAGGGATCGTGCTGTTCACTGGGGGGACCTCGGGCGATCCCAAGGTCGTGGTGAGGCACGGTCGGCCGAGTTGGGATCCGCGCCGCGGGGCGCCGCTGCTGCTACAGCAGACAGGCTGGAGGGCCGGGCAGACGCACCTGGTGGCGGGTGGCTGGTACCACGCCGCTCCGCTAACGCACCTCGTCGAAGCCCTTCTGGGTGGCATTAAGATCGTGACGCCGCAGGTCTTCAATCCGCATGTCGTGCTGGCGGCGCTTGAACGCCACCGCGTGCAATGGACCCAGCTCACCCCTAGCCACCTGCAGTTGCTCGCCCCGCTTCTAGTTGAGCATCCGGGAGCGCTCGAAGCGCTTGTTGGCGTGCTCCACACAGCTGGCCCTTGCGCCCCGCGAACACGGGAGACCTGGATGGAAGCCCTCGGCCACGAGCGGTTGCACGAGATGTACGCCGCCACCGAGTCGATCGGAGTGACCTTATGCCGAGCCGACGAGTGGCTGACCCGGCCCGGCACAGTCGGACGCGGGTTTTTCACCCGGATACGAATCTATGCCGACGATGGATCGGGACCGCTGGCACCTGGTGAGGTCGGAACCGTCTACATGCGCACGATCGCCAGCGCAGCCAACGCTCGTGGGCCCGTGCTGAACAGCCGCGACGGCTTCCGCACGGTTTACGACATGGGCCGCCTAGACGAGGAGGGCTATCTCTACCTCGAAGGGCGCCGTGACGACCAGGTGATCGTGGGCGGCGAGAACGTGCGCCTCGAGGCTGTCGTTGCCACACTGCTGCGCCACGACAGCGTCCTGGATGCCGCGGTGGTGGCCGTGCCCGATCTGGTGCTCGGCCAGCGGCTAGTTGCGCTCGTGGTGCCCAGCCGTGAGGGAGATTTCCGCACATCGCTGCTATTCCACTGCATGACCGAGCTCGCTCCGCGCGAGGTACCGGCCGACATCCGGTTGGTGTCGAGCTTGCAGCGAAGCGAGGCGGGAAAACTCCGCACCACCATTCTGCGTGACCTGGTGACGGCTGATGGCTGA
- a CDS encoding ABC transporter ATP-binding protein, giving the protein MNAARRRLQTVAWEVSLIAAMGPRRVGVLLIVHGLLAVVPIGLVLAFSGTVAAFGVAGEGRSRATAAAITLLAALLVLQRLLELVAEPVALWGASGADLHSRTRLTQDLVTPVTIDHGETEEVRGHLATVRGDLRGQTPGMAVAAWFSLAVRIIPAAWCVVLIADYSLVAAVFALVLLLFRRWLQQHSFGMVYRSWALVGPAARRFEYWRRFHVDPASAKEIRVFGLSDWSLQRFRDAAFDKFAPVWSGRRAASRWSWPSVAAGLAGALVILLSIALQPGLTAVAVAQLVAAGLTLLRLSEPAGENLTIEQGRRIGTSIRAVRAAASAAVSREGPTGRGNLGTGHPPGVRLEDLRFHYPHDERLVLRGIDLEVPSGSTLAIVGGNGAGKTTLVKLLARLYEPTGGCLSADGIDLRDLDVERWRRRLAIMIQGFVRYELTLRENVQMGAAEAYGDGEFFDRVKSSLGIDDMVSELPLGWDTLLGTGRAGGVGLSGGQWQRVALARAVFAVRAGRDVVVLDEPTSHLDAETEERVLAQIEVLSSAATVIVVSHRLATIRHADQIVVMAEGRILERGTHETLLADHGHYARMFAAQAERYLQPEVVAPAGTSS; this is encoded by the coding sequence GTGAACGCGGCGCGACGACGTCTCCAGACCGTCGCTTGGGAGGTTTCGCTCATCGCCGCGATGGGCCCGCGCCGGGTTGGCGTGTTGCTGATTGTCCATGGGCTGCTGGCCGTGGTGCCTATCGGTTTGGTGCTGGCCTTCTCGGGGACCGTCGCGGCCTTCGGCGTGGCAGGGGAGGGACGCTCACGCGCCACGGCTGCTGCGATCACATTGCTAGCCGCCTTGCTGGTGCTCCAGCGGCTTCTGGAACTGGTCGCTGAGCCGGTAGCGCTGTGGGGAGCGAGCGGAGCCGACCTCCATTCCCGCACGCGTCTGACGCAGGATCTGGTCACTCCCGTGACAATCGATCACGGCGAGACGGAGGAGGTTCGTGGGCATCTCGCCACTGTGCGCGGCGACCTTCGGGGGCAGACCCCAGGAATGGCTGTCGCGGCCTGGTTCTCGCTTGCGGTGCGGATCATCCCGGCGGCCTGGTGCGTCGTCCTGATCGCCGACTACTCGCTCGTGGCCGCCGTGTTCGCGTTGGTTTTGTTGTTGTTCCGACGATGGCTGCAGCAGCATTCTTTCGGAATGGTCTACCGGTCCTGGGCCTTGGTGGGCCCGGCAGCGCGGCGTTTTGAGTACTGGCGGCGATTCCACGTCGATCCCGCCTCGGCGAAGGAGATCAGGGTTTTCGGGCTCTCAGACTGGTCGCTACAGAGATTCCGTGACGCGGCGTTTGACAAGTTCGCGCCGGTCTGGTCGGGCCGGCGAGCCGCGAGTCGCTGGAGCTGGCCCTCTGTGGCCGCGGGACTCGCGGGTGCGCTCGTGATCTTACTGAGTATCGCCCTGCAGCCCGGACTGACTGCAGTGGCGGTGGCCCAGCTCGTGGCAGCCGGGCTCACCTTGTTGCGCTTGAGCGAACCGGCCGGAGAGAACCTCACGATCGAGCAGGGACGCCGAATTGGAACCTCTATTCGGGCGGTGCGTGCGGCGGCCTCCGCCGCGGTCTCGAGGGAGGGGCCTACAGGACGCGGGAACCTCGGCACCGGCCATCCGCCCGGAGTGCGCCTCGAGGACCTGCGGTTCCACTATCCGCATGACGAGCGGCTGGTTCTGCGCGGCATTGACCTCGAGGTCCCTTCCGGCTCGACGCTTGCTATCGTCGGCGGCAACGGGGCGGGCAAGACGACTTTAGTGAAGCTGCTCGCGCGCCTCTACGAGCCGACCGGCGGGTGCCTGTCCGCCGACGGCATCGACCTCCGCGATCTCGATGTGGAACGATGGAGGCGCCGTCTCGCGATCATGATCCAGGGCTTCGTGCGCTACGAGCTCACGCTTCGCGAGAACGTGCAGATGGGGGCGGCCGAAGCGTATGGTGACGGCGAGTTCTTCGATCGGGTGAAGAGCAGTCTAGGCATCGACGACATGGTGTCCGAGCTGCCGCTGGGCTGGGATACCTTGCTTGGAACCGGGCGCGCGGGCGGTGTTGGTCTCTCCGGTGGGCAGTGGCAGCGGGTCGCGCTGGCGCGGGCGGTATTTGCCGTGCGGGCGGGGCGGGACGTTGTGGTGCTGGACGAGCCCACGTCGCATCTAGACGCCGAGACCGAGGAACGGGTCCTCGCTCAGATCGAGGTGCTCTCCTCGGCGGCGACCGTGATCGTCGTATCCCATCGGCTGGCCACTATCCGCCACGCCGATCAGATTGTAGTGATGGCTGAGGGACGGATCCTTGAGCGGGGCACCCACGAGACGCTGCTGGCGGATCACGGGCACTACGCGCGGATGTTCGCCGCCCAAGCCGAGCGGTATCTGCAGCCGGAGGTTGTCGCACCCGCCGGGACCTCGTCGTGA
- a CDS encoding DegT/DnrJ/EryC1/StrS family aminotransferase, with the protein MTDTITPMTNNAVERWIPCEEDGSGHSFGDEELALVTEVLRSGVLISSDAGFTRRFELEIADRYGVGDAIACSSGTTALQGALAVLGLEAGSEVVTTPLSDIGGVSPILQEGLVPVFADVDPVTGNIDPESVERAISPRTSAILITHLVGKPCDMTRLMQIAEKHGLAVVEDCAQAYDARHAGRFVGTFGAIGTFSTQQTKHISAGEGGLAITDDPELARRLRSWVNKGVAARTRSRSADHPILGMNARMSEVQAAIAVAQLGKLDASIEIRISHADLLSEQLAGVEGVICPSNSAGEVQTYWKYLLSVDPEVLPGVRDPMADEFSRRRAVVVPCYLHLPLFEKTLFQRYPRRLVGQDAIGYADKARDDTVHFPGMNGFIERAIVVWWNERITVSDVDRIAELVRLTVVR; encoded by the coding sequence ATGACCGACACGATAACCCCGATGACGAATAACGCTGTGGAGCGCTGGATCCCCTGCGAGGAGGATGGCTCTGGTCATAGCTTCGGCGATGAGGAGCTCGCCCTAGTGACGGAGGTACTCCGCAGCGGCGTGCTGATCTCCTCTGATGCCGGCTTCACCCGCCGCTTCGAGCTCGAGATCGCTGACCGCTACGGAGTTGGCGACGCCATAGCCTGTTCCTCGGGTACCACGGCCCTGCAAGGGGCACTTGCTGTGCTGGGCCTGGAGGCCGGTAGCGAGGTCGTCACCACTCCGCTGTCGGACATCGGCGGGGTCTCGCCGATCCTGCAGGAGGGACTGGTGCCGGTCTTCGCTGACGTGGATCCGGTCACTGGCAATATCGATCCCGAATCTGTCGAGCGGGCGATCTCACCGCGCACCTCGGCCATTCTGATAACGCATCTGGTCGGTAAGCCCTGCGACATGACCCGGCTCATGCAGATCGCCGAAAAGCACGGGTTGGCGGTGGTAGAGGATTGCGCTCAGGCTTACGATGCCCGGCATGCGGGCCGTTTCGTAGGTACCTTCGGGGCCATCGGCACCTTCAGCACGCAGCAGACCAAACACATCTCCGCAGGTGAGGGCGGCCTGGCCATTACCGATGATCCTGAGCTCGCACGCCGGCTGCGCTCTTGGGTAAATAAGGGCGTCGCCGCCCGCACCCGATCCCGCTCGGCAGATCATCCGATCCTCGGCATGAACGCGCGCATGAGTGAGGTGCAGGCGGCGATCGCTGTGGCGCAGCTGGGCAAGCTGGACGCTTCGATCGAGATCCGGATCTCCCACGCCGATTTACTATCGGAGCAGCTCGCCGGTGTCGAAGGCGTGATCTGCCCGTCTAACTCTGCCGGCGAGGTACAGACCTACTGGAAGTACCTGCTCAGCGTGGATCCTGAGGTCCTCCCGGGCGTGCGCGACCCAATGGCCGACGAGTTTTCGCGGCGTCGTGCTGTCGTCGTGCCGTGCTACCTGCACCTTCCGTTGTTCGAGAAGACGCTCTTCCAACGATACCCCCGCCGGCTCGTAGGTCAGGATGCGATCGGCTATGCCGATAAGGCCCGCGACGATACGGTGCATTTCCCGGGCATGAACGGGTTCATCGAGCGCGCCATCGTCGTCTGGTGGAACGAGCGGATCACGGTTTCCGACGTCGATCGCATCGCCGAGCTCGTGCGCTTGACGGTCGTACGCTGA
- a CDS encoding AMP-binding protein translates to MSGTLFDWMIRHAERTPNEAAVIVDAPDGSVSHSWTDLSKLTARIRGGLLTRNIRAGDRVALSLPNGVELIASFLAILAEGAVAVVLPTPGGRRDSSYVSRLSGVWSDCAPVLLIEADELAERRRAFPAVAGLRAVPIVELCGAQAAAGHDAARRVPSSQAALLQYTSGSTRTPRGVVVTNRMIQANCRQAAEVYGDRADDVVVSWVPLYHDMGLVTAVMRPLFAGYTTVLQQPTDFVADPLRWLRAISRYGGTLSSAPDFAYAYCARRLTPADLIGLDLSRWRVARDAGELVRPSTFDAFVELTRAARFAPETFCPSYGMAEATLTVTATTPSSRPMRVRVDREQLIVGNRVVRDSGSHELVSSGMPVSGTVVRVADGDDRGGSQDGRVGELEVSGPQVAEHYYSAPIPRSPEGGIRTGDLGFVLEGHVFVLGRHDDVVVVNGVNCFQQDITEACAGVAGVRAGRIAAFVDDRDPSRQSLVVLVESSKEGDVKRMAGEIRSRVFQALGLIVGHTELVAPGELPVTTSGKVRIAAARDAWLAATEAVAR, encoded by the coding sequence ATGAGCGGCACACTCTTCGACTGGATGATCCGTCACGCCGAGCGCACCCCGAACGAAGCGGCGGTAATCGTAGACGCTCCCGACGGCTCGGTGTCGCACTCCTGGACCGACCTGTCCAAGCTCACGGCGCGCATACGCGGCGGGTTGCTGACACGCAACATCCGGGCGGGCGACCGGGTGGCGCTCTCTCTGCCGAACGGAGTCGAACTGATCGCCTCGTTCCTGGCGATCCTCGCCGAGGGTGCCGTGGCCGTGGTGCTGCCCACGCCCGGCGGACGACGCGACAGCTCCTACGTGTCACGGCTGTCCGGTGTCTGGTCGGACTGTGCACCAGTCTTGCTGATCGAAGCCGACGAACTCGCCGAGCGGCGGAGGGCATTCCCAGCAGTCGCCGGGCTACGGGCCGTGCCGATCGTCGAACTATGTGGGGCCCAAGCCGCCGCCGGACACGACGCGGCGCGTCGAGTGCCTTCGTCGCAAGCGGCCTTGCTCCAGTACACCTCCGGCTCCACGAGAACCCCCCGCGGGGTGGTTGTCACGAACCGGATGATTCAGGCCAACTGCCGCCAGGCGGCTGAGGTCTACGGAGACCGGGCCGACGACGTCGTTGTGAGCTGGGTTCCGCTGTATCACGACATGGGCTTGGTCACGGCCGTGATGCGCCCGCTATTCGCTGGCTACACCACGGTGCTTCAGCAGCCGACGGACTTCGTCGCTGATCCTCTGCGCTGGCTGCGCGCTATCAGCCGTTACGGCGGAACCCTTTCGAGCGCTCCGGACTTCGCCTATGCTTACTGCGCCAGGCGGCTCACGCCAGCCGATCTCATCGGGCTGGACCTTTCCCGGTGGCGGGTCGCGCGGGACGCCGGCGAGCTCGTGCGGCCCTCCACTTTCGACGCGTTCGTGGAGCTGACCCGCGCGGCGAGATTCGCTCCGGAGACGTTTTGCCCCTCGTATGGCATGGCGGAGGCAACGCTCACCGTGACTGCGACGACTCCAAGCAGCCGCCCAATGCGCGTCCGGGTCGACCGTGAGCAGCTTATTGTCGGCAATCGGGTCGTTCGCGACAGCGGCAGTCACGAGCTCGTCTCCAGTGGGATGCCGGTGTCCGGCACGGTGGTGCGGGTCGCGGACGGGGACGACCGCGGAGGAAGTCAGGACGGTCGGGTTGGAGAGCTAGAGGTCTCGGGTCCGCAGGTGGCCGAGCATTATTACTCCGCACCGATCCCGCGGTCGCCGGAGGGTGGGATCCGCACTGGTGATCTCGGTTTCGTGCTCGAGGGGCACGTCTTTGTTTTGGGCCGTCACGACGACGTCGTGGTCGTCAACGGTGTCAACTGTTTTCAGCAGGACATCACCGAGGCTTGCGCAGGTGTCGCTGGGGTGCGTGCCGGGCGCATAGCTGCTTTTGTCGACGATCGAGACCCGTCGCGGCAGTCATTGGTGGTCCTCGTGGAGTCCTCGAAGGAGGGCGACGTAAAACGTATGGCTGGGGAGATCCGGTCCCGCGTGTTCCAAGCGCTCGGTCTGATCGTCGGCCACACCGAACTCGTCGCGCCGGGCGAGCTTCCGGTTACCACGAGTGGCAAGGTACGGATTGCGGCCGCGCGCGATGCCTGGCTCGCCGCGACTGAGGCGGTCGCACGTTGA
- a CDS encoding condensation domain-containing protein, whose translation MLRLVLATDNLDAETSLFSAGGTSMHAEIFARAASEATGRSITFTDVFQNASPAQMAKALVEQGEDRTLAVELPPRSDPAEWRTVSENQAARLERLRLSEATGRAMFRGEAEIVGAGLEIAGLIDVPALAETVEDLVRGTGALRTVFDWRAGTMRQRVSPEIFGLERIDATGMPAVEIAAAVRRPFALDSGRLGRFVLVSFAPDRHQLWIVLEHIVSDAVSWDLVVAGLAREYSRRVTGLTAPSGSEIEPASLHADVEGVEFAALEASWCESARGREAERHWLAQIGDGPVWREFAHPALAPPSDPLGEDVLLLHVAGRDAGHRLRERAAELGTTLHALAVFSLARAAARVTGVPDATIYWYTSNRSLPNVATTVGSVAGITLARISPVPEVRSEQEVRRVTAVVAESMAQAFHPIDRIARVHRHDDWILPEDRAILVLHVNPEPAPESEPAPDSERGPGAVFADGSAAPDVFRWAGLRVTAVPASHSRDRRGYTIDASTRFTNEAFLIGLSYREDMLTSGAARELLDAFRIELLDFAPNLMKGKP comes from the coding sequence GTGCTCCGGTTGGTTCTGGCGACCGACAACCTCGATGCCGAAACCTCGCTATTTTCAGCCGGAGGAACCTCTATGCACGCTGAGATCTTCGCCCGCGCCGCCTCGGAGGCCACGGGTCGCTCAATCACCTTCACTGACGTTTTCCAGAACGCCAGCCCCGCGCAGATGGCTAAGGCGCTGGTGGAACAGGGAGAGGATCGCACTCTCGCGGTGGAGCTTCCGCCGCGCAGTGACCCCGCCGAGTGGCGGACGGTCAGCGAGAATCAGGCGGCGCGACTGGAGCGGCTCCGGCTGTCGGAGGCGACCGGCCGGGCAATGTTCCGCGGCGAGGCTGAGATCGTAGGGGCGGGCCTCGAGATCGCCGGACTGATCGACGTGCCGGCGCTCGCTGAGACCGTCGAGGATCTGGTCCGCGGAACCGGTGCCCTGCGCACTGTTTTCGACTGGCGGGCGGGAACGATGCGGCAACGCGTGAGCCCCGAGATTTTCGGCCTGGAGCGGATCGATGCCACCGGAATGCCGGCCGTCGAGATCGCCGCAGCCGTTCGCCGCCCGTTCGCACTGGACAGCGGACGGCTCGGCCGATTCGTGCTCGTGTCGTTCGCACCGGATCGCCACCAGCTCTGGATCGTGCTCGAGCACATCGTGTCTGATGCGGTCTCCTGGGACCTTGTCGTCGCCGGCCTCGCCCGGGAATACTCGCGAAGGGTCACGGGCCTCACCGCTCCGTCGGGATCCGAGATCGAGCCCGCATCCTTGCACGCCGACGTTGAGGGCGTCGAGTTCGCGGCCTTAGAGGCCTCATGGTGCGAGAGCGCGCGCGGCCGGGAAGCCGAACGGCACTGGCTCGCACAGATCGGTGACGGCCCGGTGTGGCGCGAGTTCGCGCATCCCGCGCTCGCGCCGCCGAGCGACCCTCTGGGCGAAGACGTCCTTCTGCTACACGTGGCCGGCCGTGACGCGGGCCACCGACTGAGAGAGCGCGCCGCCGAGCTCGGCACCACGTTGCACGCCCTGGCCGTCTTCAGCCTGGCCCGCGCGGCCGCACGCGTTACTGGGGTTCCAGACGCAACCATCTACTGGTACACCTCGAACCGAAGCTTGCCGAACGTCGCCACGACCGTCGGCTCCGTCGCGGGGATCACCCTTGCACGAATCTCACCGGTTCCCGAGGTGCGCAGCGAGCAAGAGGTGCGCCGGGTCACCGCCGTTGTGGCGGAGTCTATGGCCCAGGCTTTCCATCCGATCGACCGCATCGCGCGGGTGCACCGCCACGATGACTGGATCCTTCCGGAGGACCGCGCCATTCTTGTGCTGCACGTCAACCCGGAACCGGCACCGGAATCCGAACCGGCACCGGATTCCGAACGGGGACCGGGAGCCGTCTTCGCGGACGGCTCGGCCGCGCCGGACGTGTTCCGCTGGGCGGGACTCCGGGTCACGGCGGTGCCGGCGAGCCACAGCCGGGACCGGCGTGGCTACACCATCGATGCCTCGACGCGGTTCACCAACGAGGCCTTTTTGATTGGGCTGAGCTACCGCGAAGACATGCTGACCTCCGGCGCGGCTCGGGAACTCCTCGACGCCTTCCGCATCGAGCTGCTCGACTTCGCGCCCAACCTTATGAAAGGAAAGCCATGA
- a CDS encoding ABC transporter ATP-binding protein, with translation MAWIALALGQPALALSLKALVGETLSGTAATAAVAAAAAAVVTAVLAQALYQSYLLRIEILDRAGLRLTTGLLDDLSRRPGVDHFEDAATLSRIRVALEGWAVSSAVTGGVQLIAVVAGLLLTFPLLGAAGGTALLLIPLCAPLMVAAAYSFRARVRGSERAADADRIAEELLITLLDPAAACEIRITGAAPVLLSEYSRQHEYGTRIRIRSQLQGAAVLGAAWLLFTAGFALILAAIIGSEQAGPADAVPIIAMALQMQGIAVVMVNGSTEIVRGRQVARAHRSVVSSRPEGTQPHAGRMPENLRSGISLHGVSFSYPGAERPALDAIDLHLPAGSFVALVGAHGSGKTTLVKLLLRLYEPTTGRIEIDGEPLDRIPVTDWRIRTSACFQDFLRIPAPLIDAVGIGDLSAVHDENRVREALERAGGQPLETTLPQGLRTLLGAPGLGAELSGGQWQRIALARGFMRKDPLLVVLDEPTASFDPIAERDMFESNARFAQSLGRQFGTVTIAVTHRFATVMNADLIVVLKDGAILERGNHAELIRQGGSYASTYSRQRRAHE, from the coding sequence GTGGCCTGGATCGCCCTCGCCCTCGGCCAGCCTGCCCTCGCGCTTTCGCTCAAGGCACTGGTGGGGGAGACATTATCGGGCACGGCCGCCACGGCTGCTGTCGCTGCGGCTGCTGCTGCCGTCGTCACGGCAGTCCTCGCCCAGGCGCTCTACCAGAGCTACCTGCTGCGGATCGAGATCCTGGACCGGGCGGGTCTGCGCCTGACCACGGGTCTACTTGACGACCTGTCTCGCCGTCCGGGCGTCGACCATTTTGAAGACGCCGCGACGCTCAGCCGGATTCGCGTGGCCCTTGAGGGGTGGGCCGTGAGCAGCGCCGTCACGGGGGGCGTACAGCTAATAGCTGTCGTGGCAGGACTGCTCCTCACCTTCCCCCTGCTTGGCGCAGCCGGGGGCACGGCACTGCTGCTCATTCCGCTGTGTGCACCGCTGATGGTGGCCGCCGCGTATTCTTTCCGGGCCCGTGTGCGAGGCTCTGAACGGGCCGCCGACGCTGATCGCATCGCCGAAGAGCTGCTGATAACGTTGCTCGATCCGGCTGCGGCCTGCGAGATTCGTATTACCGGAGCTGCTCCCGTGCTGCTTTCCGAGTACAGCCGGCAACACGAGTACGGCACGCGTATTCGCATTCGCTCGCAGCTACAAGGCGCGGCTGTGCTGGGGGCCGCATGGCTCCTGTTCACCGCTGGATTCGCCCTCATTCTTGCCGCCATCATCGGTTCTGAGCAGGCAGGCCCGGCCGATGCGGTACCGATTATCGCGATGGCATTGCAGATGCAGGGCATCGCGGTTGTGATGGTGAACGGTTCGACCGAAATTGTACGCGGACGTCAGGTGGCCAGGGCGCACCGCTCGGTGGTGTCGTCTAGGCCGGAGGGTACACAGCCGCACGCGGGCCGGATGCCGGAGAATCTGCGGTCGGGTATTTCCTTGCACGGGGTGTCGTTTTCTTACCCCGGCGCCGAGCGTCCGGCGCTGGACGCGATCGACCTTCACCTGCCCGCCGGATCGTTCGTGGCCCTTGTCGGCGCGCATGGATCGGGCAAGACGACTCTCGTGAAACTCCTCTTGCGCCTGTACGAGCCAACGACGGGCCGGATCGAGATCGATGGGGAGCCGTTGGACCGCATCCCAGTGACCGATTGGCGGATCCGTACATCTGCCTGCTTCCAGGATTTCCTGCGGATTCCTGCGCCTTTGATAGACGCAGTCGGCATAGGTGATCTGTCGGCCGTTCACGACGAAAACCGGGTGCGTGAGGCTCTAGAACGGGCGGGTGGCCAGCCGCTAGAGACCACCCTTCCCCAGGGGCTGCGCACCCTGCTCGGCGCGCCCGGACTCGGTGCGGAACTGTCGGGAGGACAGTGGCAGCGGATCGCTTTAGCGCGCGGTTTCATGAGGAAGGATCCGCTCCTTGTCGTCCTCGATGAACCGACTGCCTCTTTCGATCCGATCGCAGAGCGCGACATGTTCGAGAGCAACGCGCGATTCGCCCAATCCCTCGGCCGCCAGTTCGGCACAGTCACCATCGCCGTCACCCACCGCTTCGCCACGGTTATGAACGCGGATCTCATCGTTGTGCTGAAGGACGGCGCCATCCTCGAGCGTGGCAATCACGCCGAACTGATCCGACAAGGCGGCTCGTACGCCTCAACGTACTCACGGCAGAGGCGGGCGCACGAGTGA
- a CDS encoding DUF4037 domain-containing protein, whose translation MTDQRLAPSAVAEEVREAAAELLPLLCEGKTGQFALTVSGSLSKNTSDELSDVDFRFYSEHPVGVHDSGWQRRWEQLRERWAERGLRLDELWFRTIAEVDETIDQWLAGGVAPDELIWTVWGYHPLTDLARQVAVVDKDGLVERWRDRLELYPASVRDATIRRHLGPLLYWRDDYHYENKAIRGDVVFLAGLTSALVHRILQVLAALNRVYYPGDGNNLVMADSFTIVPTEFSARVTEILAPAAPGRDFIGQRARLVTLIDEVEDLVARHTAAKERFE comes from the coding sequence ATGACCGACCAACGACTGGCCCCGTCCGCGGTAGCCGAGGAAGTGCGGGAGGCTGCCGCCGAGCTGCTGCCACTGTTGTGCGAAGGGAAGACCGGGCAGTTCGCCCTGACCGTCAGCGGATCCCTCAGCAAAAACACTTCCGACGAGCTCTCCGACGTCGATTTCCGCTTCTACTCCGAGCACCCCGTCGGCGTGCACGACAGCGGATGGCAGCGGCGCTGGGAACAGCTGCGCGAGCGTTGGGCCGAACGGGGCTTACGTCTGGACGAACTGTGGTTCCGCACAATTGCCGAGGTCGACGAGACGATCGACCAGTGGCTGGCTGGTGGAGTCGCGCCCGACGAGTTGATCTGGACGGTGTGGGGGTACCATCCCCTTACCGATCTTGCCCGCCAGGTGGCCGTCGTAGACAAGGACGGGCTGGTGGAGCGCTGGCGCGACCGGCTCGAACTCTATCCGGCATCCGTGCGTGACGCCACGATCCGTCGCCACCTCGGCCCGCTGCTTTACTGGCGCGACGACTACCACTACGAGAACAAAGCCATCCGGGGCGACGTGGTCTTCCTCGCCGGTCTGACGTCGGCACTCGTGCACCGTATCCTGCAGGTGCTCGCGGCGCTCAACCGGGTCTACTACCCGGGAGATGGCAACAATCTCGTAATGGCGGACTCCTTCACGATCGTGCCGACGGAGTTCTCTGCGCGTGTGACCGAGATCCTTGCCCCCGCGGCCCCGGGCCGCGACTTTATCGGCCAGCGCGCTCGCCTGGTCACCCTCATTGACGAGGTCGAGGACCTCGTCGCGCGGCACACTGCAGCTAAGGAGCGGTTCGAATGA